Proteins encoded within one genomic window of Pygocentrus nattereri isolate fPygNat1 chromosome 7, fPygNat1.pri, whole genome shotgun sequence:
- the lrrc4.2 gene encoding leucine-rich repeat-containing protein 4.2 → MSLLWQVTVHRAWNAALLCAVYLMVRAWSVCAAPTGPQNCPAVCSCSNQFSKVVCTRRGLVRVPPGIPTNTRHLNLMENSIEIIQADTFRHLHHLEVLQLGRNSIRQIEVGAFNGLTNLNTLELFDNRLTVIPSGAFEYLSKLRELWLRNNPIESIPSYAFNRVPSLMRLDLGELKKLEYISEGAFEGLYNLKYLNLGMCNLREMPILSPLVGLEELEMSENYFPEIKPGSFRGLKSLKKLWIMNSRITTMERNAFDDVTALVELNLAHNNLSSLPHDLFAPLSYLVELHLHHNPWRCDCDVVWLAWWLREYIPTNSTCCGRCHTPAHLRGRYLVEVDQTTFQCSAPFILDAPRDLNISAERVAELKCRTAPMSSVRWILPNGTVLTHGSNHPRIYVLNDGTLNFSNVLPSDTGVYTCMVTNMAGNSNASAYLNVSAAELNTSEHLSYFTTVTVEVVEPTSEEVIKPKTVTASPSVFQPVFISTPTVLLQTPRQVSVPTVRGTVRPPASLDEVMKTTKIIIGCFVAVTLLAAVMLIAFYKLRKRHQQRSTVAAARTIEIIQMEEDVPPTTSGTSIPGEGGMVLPSLRDRNSTYKPSYSTYKPAHSAPWTENNIGNSLHRPRPTTISTIPEPYLIKTHTKEKVQETQI, encoded by the coding sequence ATGAGTCTCTTGTGGCAGGTAACTGTGCACCGTGCCTGGAACGCAGCCCTGCTCTGTGCAGTCTACCTCATGGTGCGAGCGTGGAGTGTGTGCGCCGCCCCCACCGGACCGCAGAACTGCCCAGCCGTCTGCTCCTGCAGTAACCAGTTCAGCAAGGTGGTGTGTACCAGGCGTGGCCTGGTTCGTGTGCCCCCTGGCATCCCCACCAACACGCGGCACCTCAACCTCATGGAGAACAGCATAGAGATAATCCAGGCTGACACCTTTCGGCACCTCCACCACCTGGAGGTGCTGCAGCTTGGCAGGAACTCCATCCGGCAGATTGAGGTGGGGGCCTTCAACGGTCTCACCAATCTCAATACCCTGGAGCTGTTTGACAACCGGTTGACCGTAATCCCAAGCGGTGCTTTTGAGTACTTGTCTAAACTGCGGGAGTTATGGCTCAGGAACAACCCTATTGAAAGCATACCATCTTATGCATTCAACCGAGTCCCCTCGCTCATGCGTCTGGATTTGGGAGAGCTGAAGAAACTGGAGTATATTTCTGAGGGTGCTTTTGAGGGATTATACAACTTGAAATACCTAAACCTTGGAATGTGTAATCTGCGGGAGATGCCTATTCTCTCTCCATTGGTGGGTCTAGAGGAGCTTGAGATGTCAGAGAACTACTTTCCGGAGATCAAACCTGGATCCTTCAGGGGCCTAAAATCTCTCAAAAAGCTCTGGATTATGAACTCCAGGATCACCACCATGGAGCGAAATGCTTTTGATGATGTCACAGCCTTGGTTGAGCTCAACCTGGCACATAATAACCTTAGCTCTTTGCCCCATGACCTTTTTGCGCCCTTGAGTTACCTAGTAGAGCTGCACTTGCACCATAACCCATGGCGGTGTGACTGTGACGTTGTGTGGCTAGCCTGGTGGTTGAGAGAGTACATCCCTACCAACTCCACGTGCTGTGGTCGCTGCCACACCCCTGCACACTTACGCGGGCGATACCTAGTGGAAGTGGACCAGACTACCTTCCAATGCTCTGCTCCCTTCATCCTGGATGCTCCACGGGACCTTAACATCTCTGCAGAGCGAGTAGCTGAGCTCAAGTGTCGTACAGCCCCCATGTCTTCTGTCAGATGGATTCTGCCCAATGGAACAGTTCTGACCCACGGCTCCAATCATCCCCGGATATACGTGCTCAATGACGGAACTCTAAATTTCTCCAACGTGCTGCCATCTGACACAGGTGTGTACACCTGTATGGTGACAAATATGGCCGGAAACTCCAATGCGTCGGCCTACCTGAATGTGAGCGCAGCTGAGCTCAACACCTCTGAGCACTTGAGCTACTTCACCACAGTGACTGTGGAGGTGGTGGAACCCACGTCCGAGGAGGTGATAAAACCGAAGACGGTCACGGCCTCGCCCTCCGTCTTCCAGCCTGTGTTTATCTCAACACCAACTGTGCTGCTGCAGACTCCCCGACAGGTCAGCGTGCCAACAGTCCGAGGAACAGTACGCCCACCTGCCAGTTTAGATGAGGTGATGAAGACTACAAAAATTATCATTGGCTGCTTTGTTGCCGTCACACTGCTTGCTGCAGTTATGCTGATTGCGTTCTACAAGCTGCGCAAGCGGCACCAGCAGAGGAGCACGGTGGCAGCTGCCAGGACTATAGAGATCATTCAGATGGAGGAGGATGTTCCTCCTACCACCTCGGGGACAAGTATACCAGGAGAGGGCGGGATGGTGCTGCCAAGCCTGAGAGATCGTAACAGCACCTACAAACCCAGCTACAGCACCTACAAACCAGCACACTCTGCTCCCTGGACAGAGAACAACATTGGCAACTCTCTCCACCGCCCTCGGCCCACCACCATCAGCACCATCCCTGAGCCCTACTTGATTAAAACCCACACCAAGGAGAAGGTACAGGAAACCCAGATCTAA